The Nitrosomonas sp. PY1 genomic sequence TTTTATCGATATGGATGTTCAACGCAATCAACGCGACGTTGAAGCCAAACTACACGAAGCACTTAGGCAAGATCGTGCCCGCATTCAAGTTGGAAAAATTTCCCGCTTTGGTTTATTGGAGTTATCTCGTCAGCGCCTAAGACCTTCCTTGAGCGAAGGCAACTATCTATCGTGTATTCGTTGTAACGGCACAGGTTTCATACGTGGAACAGATTCGTCTGCTCTGCATATACTACGTATCCTTCAAGAAGAAGCCCTGAAAGAAAATACCAATACGCTCCATATCCAATTACCTGTCGATGTTGCAACATATTTATTGAATGAAAAGCGCTCTGAAATATACGATATCGAGGTCAAGCAAAAAATTAGTATCGTACTAATTCCTAATATCTATATCGAAACCCCGAATTACACCATAACACGCTTACGTCACGAAGACATCAAATCTAGTGAAATACCAACCCCAAGCTATAAAATGGTTGAGAAAAACAGCGAGGAAAGCGTTTATCAAACAACATTTGACAAAAAAGCCCAACCCACAAGACCGCAAGCAGCCGTTCAAGGCGTTACCCCAACTCAACCAGCGCCCATTCGTGAAGAAAAACTAAAAGAATCTTCGCTCATTGATAAATTCTTTGGTTGGTTTAAACCTGTAAATAGCAAAGCAGACGAAGAGATTAATCAATCCACCGCAGAAAGGGCAAAATCATCTGAGAAACCAAGAAGGTCTCGCCGTGGGAGAAACAAAGGAGACACCAATCAAACAAAGCAATCTAGGCAAAAAAAACCACTAAATGCCGTAACTGATTTGAATATCAATGAGGAAGCAATTGTCCAGAAAGAAATGAAATTTGAATCTAATGAGAGCACGATTGAGTTTTTTCACGAGACCGATTCAAAATCCGATGATAGCTCCGTATTAATTGAAAAAGAACATCTGGACGATGCCTCTCCAAAATCGGATAACAGAAGACGTTCACGTCGATTTCGTGGCGGCAAAACTCGCAACATGTCCAATCGGGCGCGAAACTCATCAGACAATGAAAATGTGATTATTGTTTCTGAGAACTTGTCGAATACTTCTGATTTCGTGAATAACTCCTTAAATCAAGAATCTCTTGAAGAAAAAGCATCTGGTACGCTTGCCGAATACGTAAGTAACCTGAACACTGCAAGCAACAATGATTCATACATTAATACGACACATGAAAGAAAAGAAAATTTCTCGAGCAACGCTCAGCCATTAACTGAAGCACCGCCAGAAGACACATCAAGTACATTTGACGTTAGCAAGGAATTACAATTAGGCATCGAGAAAAGCGGACTGGTTATGGTTGAAACGCCATCCGAGAAAATCCAAGAAACCATTTATGAAGGAACCGCAACGCCCAAAAGAACAAGAAGAAGAGCTAGAAATGTAGAAACTACCGAGATTGGTCCACTTATGCAAGTAGAAACAAGAGATTAATATTTTTATAGTCCGAGTTAGTAGCTGAGTAAAAGGCTATAAAACATCTTCGCATGTTACTTAAGCATGTTCCTTAAGAATCTGCTAATAATATAAAGAGCAAATTCTTAAGGCTGTACAACTTAACAGTTAGTAAGTTGTCTCGCGTGAAAAATCTTGCCATATGAAATGTGGCGTTACGGATGGTTTCGTGGGAATAAAAAAAGTTGCCACATCTAACACACCAACCAAGCTACGCCCTACCGTATGCATAACCCCCATCGCCAAACCAATAGTAGCGCCATAAATAGGTCCTTCGTTTCGCGAAGTCAAAGCAATATTCTTTGGTAATTCTACCCACCCTGTTAAAGCATTGGTAAAACCTGTAACCAATTTCTCTGAAGCGTTACCAAAATAACTGTCGGATGCAAATGTATTGGATGAGAACAACAAAACGACAATACTAACCAGAGAAAATTTAATAACTGCATGCATACGCATATTCCTCATAAAAATGAATAGGATCGACACGATTAATCTAAATTAAATAATCTTCCCTATATTTAGTAGAGAAGATAGCCTGACTCCTAGAAAAATTTTAACGGTTTACAACCAAAGCCTCAATTCCATTTATATAAAAATTGGTATTTAAACTTTGACATCTCCATTTTGTTGCAAAAAAAAACAGCTTTCCCATAAAAGCAACGATTTATAACTCGTACCTATTTACATTGCAATTAATCACATGCATGATGTCGACCGAAATGACCCTGATATAAACAACGTTATCAGTTTCAATTCATACAAAGTACGAAAAAAATATTAACTTTTTAGTTGACTTAAGAAAATATCATAAAATGCTTTTTGTAAGCATAAATGCATATTCATAGGTCTATTTGGTCGTTCATTTTTTTAAACAGGACTATCTTAATGAAAATCGCTCGCAATCAAAAAGGCTTGGAAAACAATGCGATTCCACTTTCTCCTTCCCGAAACCCATTTTACGATGAATATAACAAGGAGGTCATAAAGAAACTTCAGCAGAAACTCATAAAGGTCATTATTTTTATGAGTTTTTTTGTTTTATGCGCAATAAATGTCAGTGCCATGGATGTTTCCATGAAGCCCATTTCCGACAAGCTGATTCTTAAAACCGATGATACTAAATGGATTCGGATTGGAGCTGGCTATCGCGGGACTGTTGCTTGGACAGAAAACATCGGCACAGGCAACCTTAGTGAAGGTCGATATAGCAATGATAATGCCCGTATTTATTTAAATGGGCAATTCGGTCCTTACCTGAAATTTGAAGTCAATACTGAATGTTTTTGGTGTAATAACACGAAATCAGGCGACAATCCAAGAATGTCATATAACATTTTGGATGCCATTGTAAAATTTGAATACAACCGCTACCTAAATGTTTGGGGTGGCCGTATGCTTGCTCCAACCGAACGGGGAGAATTGAGCGGTCCCTTTTTTCAATCGACACATGATCCCTTTAGAACACCTTTCTTCTCACAGGATTTTAGTACCAGTTTTAGCCATAACAATGGAGCTGGAAGATATGGTCGCGATGATGGTGCAACCTTCTGGGGCAGTGCAGAACCTAAAATTGTCCCTGGAACTTTTGGCTATGCAATGGGAATTTTTCAAGGACTACGTTCGACTAATACCTTTGGCCCGAATCCAAATGATAATGTTCTAATGGCAGCGCGTTTTACCTATAATTTCTTAAACCCTGAAAAAAATCCTGGATACTATACAGCGCAGACCTATTATGGTAAGGCAGGCGATATTTTGGCGCTTGCATTTGGTATGTCTTATCAAAAAAACGGCGCCGGCTCTTCTGCTCATCGAAGCGACTTTCTAGGTTTTACAGGAGATCTCTTGTTTGAAAAAGTATTGCCTAACAATATGGGTGTAGCGACTGTTAACTCAGAATATAAGCAATTTTATGCGAATTACGACGTTGCAGCGTTTAATGATCGTGATTGCTTTTGTATGTTTGATG encodes the following:
- a CDS encoding exosortase system-associated protein, TIGR04073 family; its protein translation is MHAVIKFSLVSIVVLLFSSNTFASDSYFGNASEKLVTGFTNALTGWVELPKNIALTSRNEGPIYGATIGLAMGVMHTVGRSLVGVLDVATFFIPTKPSVTPHFIWQDFSRETTY
- a CDS encoding Rne/Rng family ribonuclease — encoded protein: MKRMLFNATQPEELRVAIVNGQTLIDLDIESIGKEQRKSNIYKAAITRVEPGLEAVFVDYGCERHGFLPFKEISQSCFEDGVDLSNSRIQDLLYEGQEIIVQVDKDERGNKGAALTTYISLAGRYLVLIPNNPNSGGVSRRITGEERNDLREVLAQLQVPDGMSIIARTAGIGRSVEELQWDLNYLTQLWSAIESAANNQDGVFLIYQESSLVIRAIRDYFNHEIGEILIDSREIYEQASQFMSHVMPANVDRLKYYQDDIPLFSRFQIEHQIETAYSRQVSLPSGGSIVIDHTEALVSVDVNSARAIRGLDIEHTALNTNLEAAEEIARQLRLRDLGGLIVIDFIDMDVQRNQRDVEAKLHEALRQDRARIQVGKISRFGLLELSRQRLRPSLSEGNYLSCIRCNGTGFIRGTDSSALHILRILQEEALKENTNTLHIQLPVDVATYLLNEKRSEIYDIEVKQKISIVLIPNIYIETPNYTITRLRHEDIKSSEIPTPSYKMVEKNSEESVYQTTFDKKAQPTRPQAAVQGVTPTQPAPIREEKLKESSLIDKFFGWFKPVNSKADEEINQSTAERAKSSEKPRRSRRGRNKGDTNQTKQSRQKKPLNAVTDLNINEEAIVQKEMKFESNESTIEFFHETDSKSDDSSVLIEKEHLDDASPKSDNRRRSRRFRGGKTRNMSNRARNSSDNENVIIVSENLSNTSDFVNNSLNQESLEEKASGTLAEYVSNLNTASNNDSYINTTHERKENFSSNAQPLTEAPPEDTSSTFDVSKELQLGIEKSGLVMVETPSEKIQETIYEGTATPKRTRRRARNVETTEIGPLMQVETRD
- a CDS encoding porin, producing the protein MKIARNQKGLENNAIPLSPSRNPFYDEYNKEVIKKLQQKLIKVIIFMSFFVLCAINVSAMDVSMKPISDKLILKTDDTKWIRIGAGYRGTVAWTENIGTGNLSEGRYSNDNARIYLNGQFGPYLKFEVNTECFWCNNTKSGDNPRMSYNILDAIVKFEYNRYLNVWGGRMLAPTERGELSGPFFQSTHDPFRTPFFSQDFSTSFSHNNGAGRYGRDDGATFWGSAEPKIVPGTFGYAMGIFQGLRSTNTFGPNPNDNVLMAARFTYNFLNPEKNPGYYTAQTYYGKAGDILALAFGMSYQKNGAGSSAHRSDFLGFTGDLLFEKVLPNNMGVATVNSEYKQFYANYDVAAFNDRDCFCMFDGKSWTVTGLYMFPMKVGIGNFQPYGRYTSIQPNSSNDRNREEIEAGLNYIIDGFNARISAYYQHGDLITRGLNYSPFAVGGPALDVYKLSFQLQI